A region from the Halosolutus gelatinilyticus genome encodes:
- a CDS encoding amphi-Trp domain-containing protein, translated as MTEEQLLETELEQTPAEAADRLREIADAIETTEELTVSDGTITVTVPTPTDSVEYELELEREIGDDADEFELEIELEWSTRREGAPVESEDEEETEE; from the coding sequence ATGACGGAAGAACAACTCCTCGAGACCGAACTCGAACAGACGCCCGCGGAAGCCGCCGATCGGCTCCGCGAGATCGCCGACGCGATCGAAACCACGGAGGAATTGACCGTCTCGGACGGCACGATCACGGTGACGGTCCCGACGCCGACCGACTCCGTCGAGTACGAACTCGAACTCGAGCGCGAGATCGGCGACGACGCCGACGAGTTCGAACTGGAGATCGAACTCGAGTGGTCGACCCGTCGCGAGGGCGCGCCGGTTGAATCGGAGGACGAGGAGGAAACCGAGGAGTAA
- a CDS encoding class I SAM-dependent methyltransferase, whose amino-acid sequence MDRRAAVRDTYDRIATHFASTREYAWPEVEAFVAEAIDAPDDSDLDATGLDLGCGNCRHAELLAAAGLDRVVGLDVSRGLLETGRGRAADREFDVALCQGDAAALPIADGSIDVAVYVATLHHLPTADARRASLDELARVLAPGGRALVSAWSTAHDRFDETEGFDTTIEWTLPGGETVDRFYHIYSPAEFEGDLEASDLAVVEWEISSGNCYATVTAPEMTTAG is encoded by the coding sequence ATGGATCGTCGGGCCGCCGTCCGCGACACGTACGATCGGATCGCGACGCACTTCGCGTCGACTCGCGAGTACGCCTGGCCCGAGGTCGAGGCGTTCGTCGCGGAGGCGATCGACGCCCCCGACGATTCCGATCTCGACGCCACCGGCCTCGATCTCGGCTGCGGTAACTGCCGGCACGCGGAGTTGCTCGCCGCGGCCGGCCTCGATCGGGTCGTCGGCCTCGACGTCAGCCGCGGCCTCCTCGAAACCGGCCGCGGTCGGGCCGCCGACCGCGAATTCGACGTCGCGCTCTGCCAGGGCGACGCCGCCGCACTTCCGATCGCCGACGGGTCGATCGACGTCGCGGTCTACGTGGCGACGCTCCACCACCTGCCGACCGCCGACGCGCGCCGAGCGAGCCTCGACGAACTCGCCCGCGTCCTCGCGCCCGGCGGCCGGGCGCTCGTCAGCGCGTGGTCGACCGCCCACGATCGGTTCGACGAGACCGAGGGGTTCGACACGACGATCGAGTGGACGCTCCCCGGCGGCGAGACGGTCGATCGGTTCTACCACATCTACTCGCCCGCGGAGTTCGAGGGCGACCTAGAGGCGAGCGATCTCGCTGTCGTCGAGTGGGAGATTTCGAGCGGGAACTGTTACGCGACGGTGACGGCTCCCGAAATGACGACGGCCGGATGA
- the mvaD gene encoding phosphomevalonate decarboxylase MvaD, producing the protein MKATAMAHPIQGLVKYHGMRDEIERLPYHDSISLCTAPSHTRTTVEFSMDYDEDTFVVDGEELDGRAYERVAAVVEKARGMSDAAHTVYPIRLESENSFPSNVGLGSSSSGFAAAAVALADAAELDVSTGDVSTIARVGSASAARAVTGAFSQLHTGLNDEDCRSRRIPTDLHEELKIVVGLVPYHKETEDAHEEAADSHMFQARNAHIHGQIAEMRDALRNNDFDRAFGLAEQDSLSLAATTMTGPSGWIYWQPATLAIFNRVRELREEEGIPAYFSTDTGASVYVNTTEEHADRVEEEISDCGVSTTVWNVGGPARLLDDDEHLF; encoded by the coding sequence ATGAAAGCCACGGCCATGGCCCACCCGATTCAGGGGCTGGTCAAGTATCACGGGATGCGCGACGAGATCGAACGGCTCCCGTACCACGACAGCATCAGCCTCTGTACGGCGCCGAGTCACACGCGAACCACCGTCGAGTTCTCGATGGACTACGACGAGGACACCTTCGTCGTCGACGGCGAGGAACTCGACGGTCGGGCCTACGAGCGCGTCGCGGCCGTCGTCGAGAAGGCCCGCGGGATGTCCGACGCCGCCCACACGGTCTACCCCATTCGACTGGAAAGCGAGAACAGCTTCCCCTCGAACGTCGGCCTCGGGTCTTCCTCGTCCGGATTCGCCGCCGCGGCCGTGGCGCTCGCCGACGCCGCGGAACTCGACGTCTCCACGGGCGACGTCTCGACGATCGCCCGCGTCGGCTCGGCCTCCGCCGCTCGGGCGGTCACCGGCGCTTTCTCGCAGTTGCACACGGGGCTCAACGACGAGGACTGTCGCTCCCGGCGCATCCCGACTGACCTCCACGAGGAGCTGAAGATCGTCGTCGGGCTCGTCCCCTACCACAAGGAGACCGAGGACGCCCACGAGGAGGCCGCCGACAGCCACATGTTCCAGGCCCGCAACGCCCACATCCACGGCCAGATCGCCGAGATGCGTGACGCCCTCCGGAACAACGACTTCGATCGGGCGTTCGGACTCGCCGAGCAGGACTCGCTCTCGCTCGCGGCTACGACGATGACCGGCCCCTCGGGGTGGATCTACTGGCAGCCCGCGACGCTGGCGATCTTCAACCGCGTCCGCGAACTCCGCGAGGAGGAGGGCATCCCGGCGTACTTCTCGACCGACACCGGCGCCAGCGTCTACGTCAACACCACCGAGGAACACGCCGATCGCGTCGAGGAGGAGATCTCCGACTGCGGCGTCTCGACGACCGTCTGGAACGTCGGCGGTCCCGCGCGCCTGCTCGACGACGACGAGCATCTGTTTTAA
- a CDS encoding NAD(P)/FAD-dependent oxidoreductase, protein MHVVALGAGYAGLTLTRLLEDDLPKGVDLTLVNESPDHLVQHELHRVVRRPELATAITVSLPQVLERAAVRVARVEDVDREERVVSLSSGALEYDVAAICLGAQTAYYDLEGVREHATPLKRLSHAIRIRSRALEVIRSAAAGRIVVGGAGLSGVQVAGELAALVDEEYGDATITVLEQLDSVAPGFPSNFQRAVRSALEEQGVEVRTEAPVLRADETHVHLESGERVPYDQFVWTGGIRGSDALARERPAVESDLRLDERTFALGDAVRVTDADGEPVPASAQAAVREARTVAENISRVVTAERDEAAGTATVDDSVLEFEPFAFDSPGWLVSVGDDAVAQVGPAVVTGKPAKALKETVGFGYLSSVGAVGNATGRAYREFVSRRFGRED, encoded by the coding sequence ATGCACGTCGTCGCGCTCGGCGCGGGCTACGCAGGCCTGACCTTGACGCGATTGCTCGAGGACGACCTCCCCAAGGGGGTCGACCTCACGCTGGTCAATGAGTCGCCGGATCACCTCGTCCAGCACGAACTGCACCGCGTCGTTCGGCGGCCGGAGCTCGCGACGGCGATCACCGTCTCGCTGCCGCAGGTGCTCGAGCGGGCGGCCGTCCGCGTCGCTCGCGTCGAAGACGTCGACCGCGAGGAGCGCGTCGTCTCGCTCTCGAGCGGCGCCCTCGAGTACGACGTCGCGGCGATCTGTCTCGGCGCGCAGACCGCCTACTACGATCTCGAGGGCGTGCGCGAGCACGCGACGCCGCTCAAGCGGCTCTCGCACGCGATCCGGATTCGATCGCGGGCGCTCGAGGTGATCCGATCGGCCGCCGCCGGCCGCATCGTCGTCGGCGGCGCCGGCCTCTCCGGCGTCCAGGTCGCCGGCGAGTTAGCCGCGCTCGTCGACGAGGAGTACGGCGACGCGACGATCACCGTCCTCGAGCAACTCGACAGCGTCGCGCCGGGCTTCCCGTCGAACTTCCAGCGGGCGGTTCGGTCGGCGCTCGAGGAACAGGGGGTCGAGGTGCGAACCGAGGCGCCCGTCCTGCGGGCCGACGAGACGCACGTCCACCTCGAGTCGGGCGAGCGAGTCCCGTACGATCAGTTCGTCTGGACCGGCGGCATCCGCGGCTCGGACGCGCTGGCGCGCGAGCGGCCGGCTGTCGAGAGCGACCTGCGCCTCGACGAGCGGACGTTCGCGCTCGGCGACGCGGTTCGCGTGACCGACGCCGACGGGGAGCCGGTCCCCGCGAGCGCGCAGGCGGCGGTGCGCGAGGCGCGGACGGTCGCCGAGAACATCTCCCGCGTGGTGACCGCGGAACGCGACGAGGCGGCCGGAACCGCGACCGTGGACGACTCGGTCCTCGAGTTCGAGCCGTTCGCGTTCGACTCGCCGGGCTGGCTGGTCAGCGTCGGCGACGACGCCGTCGCGCAGGTCGGCCCCGCCGTCGTCACGGGGAAACCCGCGAAGGCCCTCAAGGAAACCGTCGGCTTCGGGTACCTCTCGTCGGTCGGCGCCGTCGGTAACGCGACCGGACGAGCCTATCGCGAGTTCGTCTCGCGGCGGTTCGGTCGGGAGGACTAG
- a CDS encoding zinc-dependent alcohol dehydrogenase family protein: MKAYEVQEPTSDYSGVVQTERDRPEPDADEALVELRAASLNYRDLAIAREDLAYPGAELPVVPLCDGAGEVVAVGDDVERLSDGDRVATPFAPDWIDGPVALEKVARTTGGNVDGTLAEYATFPAESLAVLPEHLSYEQGATLTCAGLTAWRELVEEGDLGADERVLALGTGGVSTFALQFATMRGADVFVTSSSDDKLERARDLGATWTLNYEETPEWGEAVHEETGGVDHVVEVGGPGTLQQSIEAAAFDGTVHLIGVLSGPEGQVHPGPILQKALTVRGSMGVGSRAMFDRMTEAIAAAELEPVIDRTFGVAEDEVREAYRYVDAGEHQGKVVISLE; encoded by the coding sequence ATGAAGGCCTACGAAGTGCAAGAACCCACGAGCGACTACTCGGGCGTCGTCCAGACCGAACGCGACCGGCCGGAGCCGGACGCCGACGAGGCGCTCGTCGAGCTGCGCGCGGCGTCGCTGAACTACCGCGATCTGGCCATCGCCCGCGAGGACCTCGCGTATCCGGGCGCGGAACTGCCGGTCGTCCCGCTCTGCGACGGCGCCGGCGAGGTGGTCGCGGTCGGCGACGACGTCGAGCGGCTCTCGGACGGCGACCGCGTCGCGACGCCGTTCGCCCCCGACTGGATCGACGGTCCCGTCGCGCTCGAGAAAGTCGCGCGGACCACTGGCGGCAACGTCGACGGGACGCTGGCCGAGTACGCCACCTTCCCGGCGGAGAGCCTCGCCGTGCTCCCCGAACACCTCTCGTACGAGCAGGGCGCGACGCTCACCTGCGCCGGCCTGACCGCGTGGCGCGAACTCGTCGAGGAAGGGGATCTCGGCGCCGACGAGCGCGTCCTCGCGCTCGGTACCGGCGGCGTCTCGACGTTCGCACTCCAGTTCGCGACGATGCGAGGGGCCGACGTCTTCGTCACCTCCTCGAGCGACGACAAACTCGAGCGCGCCCGCGACCTCGGCGCGACGTGGACGCTGAATTACGAGGAGACGCCCGAATGGGGCGAGGCCGTCCACGAGGAGACCGGCGGCGTCGATCACGTCGTCGAGGTCGGCGGGCCGGGCACGCTCCAGCAGTCGATCGAGGCGGCCGCGTTCGACGGCACCGTCCACCTGATCGGCGTCCTCTCCGGCCCAGAGGGACAGGTCCATCCCGGCCCGATCCTCCAGAAGGCGCTCACCGTCAGGGGATCGATGGGCGTCGGCAGCCGCGCGATGTTCGACCGGATGACCGAGGCGATCGCTGCTGCCGAACTCGAGCCGGTGATCGACCGCACCTTCGGCGTCGCGGAGGACGAGGTCCGCGAGGCCTACCGGTACGTCGACGCCGGCGAACACCAGGGGAAGGTCGTCATCTCGCTCGAGTAG
- a CDS encoding DUF5806 family protein produces MPEDSNSSSHPETSEHDRFERLERAEYDRVNDFLRDRVTFTAREWAIARLCADFRTKTGVEMTTVGENLPDLVPFMDDEYTRQSVYRARRSFADKVRKAGATFLYGAYSDFFTADEVDDIVYEATETARFLIEVEGASLSHDAEVHAEDRIRAAMEDVHRSSLELRYDRCPNCGERLGEEAIESEG; encoded by the coding sequence ATGCCCGAAGATAGCAATTCATCCTCGCACCCCGAGACGAGCGAGCACGACAGATTCGAGCGACTCGAACGCGCCGAGTACGACCGCGTCAACGACTTCCTGCGCGATCGCGTCACCTTCACGGCCCGCGAGTGGGCGATCGCCCGCCTCTGTGCCGACTTCCGCACCAAGACGGGCGTCGAGATGACGACCGTCGGAGAGAACCTTCCCGACCTCGTCCCCTTCATGGACGACGAGTACACGCGCCAGTCCGTCTACCGGGCGCGGCGATCGTTCGCGGACAAAGTTCGCAAAGCGGGCGCGACGTTCCTCTACGGCGCCTACTCGGACTTCTTCACCGCCGACGAGGTGGACGACATCGTCTACGAGGCGACGGAAACCGCACGGTTCCTGATCGAAGTCGAAGGCGCGTCCCTCTCGCACGACGCCGAAGTCCACGCGGAAGACCGGATCAGAGCCGCGATGGAGGACGTCCACCGATCGAGCCTCGAACTCCGGTACGATCGCTGCCCGAACTGCGGCGAGCGGTTGGGGGAGGAGGCGATCGAATCGGAAGGATAG
- a CDS encoding NAD(+)/NADH kinase — protein MDSAAWLAGDDPIVGIVDAETDATGPQSGGEGVEAVEAIAAALDDREAELVTGAAEDVLSARPSLLVTIGERALTTIARTEPDVPVLPAGTVPGIEAVDRTDLDAAIAAALDGEAIERPRPVLGVELASRSATARDRALFDVTLVTAEPARISEYAITSRDDPIARFRADGVVVATAAGSHGYARAVDAPQLSPAVDAVAVSPIAPFVTDTRRWVLPDDDVVLTVERDEGDVRLLADDRAVGTVAADASVSVGVDGTLSTLVVSGNERDS, from the coding sequence ATGGATTCCGCCGCGTGGCTGGCGGGCGACGATCCGATCGTCGGAATCGTCGACGCCGAAACGGATGCGACGGGCCCGCAGTCCGGCGGCGAGGGCGTCGAGGCGGTCGAGGCGATCGCGGCCGCGCTCGACGATCGCGAGGCTGAGTTGGTGACCGGGGCCGCCGAAGACGTCCTCTCAGCGAGGCCGTCGCTGCTGGTCACGATCGGCGAGCGGGCGCTGACGACCATCGCCCGGACGGAGCCCGACGTTCCGGTCCTTCCGGCGGGCACCGTACCGGGAATCGAGGCGGTCGATCGAACCGATCTCGACGCGGCGATCGCGGCGGCGCTCGACGGCGAGGCGATCGAACGACCCAGACCGGTACTCGGCGTCGAACTGGCGTCCCGATCGGCGACCGCTCGCGATCGAGCGCTGTTCGACGTCACGCTCGTCACCGCCGAACCGGCCCGCATCTCCGAATACGCGATCACCAGTCGCGACGATCCGATCGCCCGGTTTCGGGCCGACGGCGTCGTCGTCGCGACGGCGGCCGGCAGCCACGGCTACGCCCGGGCCGTTGACGCGCCACAGCTCTCGCCGGCGGTCGACGCCGTCGCGGTCTCGCCGATCGCCCCGTTCGTGACCGATACGCGGCGGTGGGTGCTCCCCGACGACGACGTCGTGCTCACCGTCGAACGCGACGAGGGAGACGTTCGGCTGCTTGCCGACGATCGGGCCGTGGGGACGGTCGCCGCCGACGCGAGCGTCTCGGTGGGCGTCGACGGGACGCTCTCGACGCTCGTCGTTTCCGGGAACGAACGCGACTCGTAG
- a CDS encoding DUF5946 family protein — translation MTSSDDVIECNGCEGLVPDGEYPGFRPDKNPGATSPGCWKMFCEEVLVREYSEWNYPPIHQLTVDTYWAQHPGEKTPQTTQSVIVNLVGLDLYLHKGMNPETVREKLDGLITRHKDEFTWLEPPETRGDITVVDVAEADDLDEHTALVRDWARAVWDAWKPHHPTLDQWIARALES, via the coding sequence ATGACGTCCTCGGACGACGTGATCGAATGTAACGGGTGCGAGGGACTCGTTCCCGATGGAGAGTACCCGGGGTTTCGACCGGATAAGAATCCTGGTGCGACGTCACCCGGGTGTTGGAAGATGTTCTGTGAGGAGGTTCTGGTGCGGGAGTACAGCGAGTGGAATTATCCGCCGATCCACCAGCTGACCGTCGATACGTACTGGGCACAGCATCCGGGCGAGAAGACGCCACAGACGACGCAGTCGGTAATCGTCAATCTCGTCGGCCTTGACCTGTACTTGCACAAGGGGATGAACCCCGAGACGGTCAGAGAGAAACTCGACGGGCTAATAACAAGGCACAAAGACGAGTTCACGTGGCTCGAACCGCCGGAGACGAGGGGTGATATTACTGTCGTTGATGTTGCTGAGGCGGACGATCTCGACGAACATACTGCGCTCGTGCGTGACTGGGCGAGAGCAGTCTGGGACGCGTGGAAACCCCATCATCCGACACTCGACCAGTGGATCGCGCGGGCACTCGAGTCCTGA
- the fen gene encoding flap endonuclease-1, which translates to MGNAALRDIAVIEEIPFSEVEGVVAVDAHNWLYRYLTTTVKWTNGDAYTTADGAEVANLVGIVQGLPKFFENGITPVMVFDGGPSELKTDEIESRREQRRSYEEQLEVAREEGDEIAIAQLESRTQRLTPTIQETSRELFSLLDVPIVEAPAEGEAQAAHMVRRGDADYVGSEDYDALLFGAPLTLRQLTSKGDPELMDLDATLAHHDLTLEQLIDAAILIGTDFNEGVDGIGPKTAIAEITEHGDLWSVLEARGDSVEYGDRVRQLFREPNVTDEYEFDATLDPDLTAAREYVVDEWEVHADEVARGFERIEESVAQTGLDRWT; encoded by the coding sequence ATGGGAAACGCAGCACTTCGCGACATCGCGGTCATCGAGGAGATTCCGTTCTCCGAGGTCGAGGGCGTCGTGGCCGTCGACGCGCACAACTGGCTCTATCGGTATCTGACGACGACGGTGAAGTGGACCAACGGCGACGCGTACACGACCGCCGACGGCGCCGAGGTGGCGAACCTCGTGGGCATCGTCCAGGGGCTCCCGAAGTTCTTCGAGAACGGCATCACCCCGGTGATGGTCTTCGACGGCGGCCCCTCCGAACTGAAGACCGACGAGATCGAGTCCCGACGCGAGCAGCGCCGCTCCTACGAGGAGCAACTCGAGGTCGCCCGTGAGGAGGGCGACGAGATCGCGATCGCCCAGCTCGAGTCGCGAACCCAGCGACTGACGCCGACGATTCAGGAGACCAGCCGCGAACTCTTCTCCCTGCTCGACGTTCCGATCGTCGAGGCGCCCGCCGAGGGCGAGGCGCAGGCCGCGCACATGGTCCGCCGCGGGGACGCCGACTACGTCGGCTCGGAGGACTACGACGCGCTGCTTTTCGGCGCCCCCCTCACGCTTCGCCAGTTGACCAGCAAGGGCGACCCGGAACTGATGGATCTCGACGCGACGCTCGCACACCACGACCTCACCCTCGAGCAGTTGATCGACGCGGCCATCCTCATCGGCACCGACTTCAACGAGGGCGTCGACGGAATCGGCCCGAAGACGGCGATCGCCGAGATCACCGAGCACGGCGACCTCTGGAGCGTCCTCGAAGCTCGCGGCGACAGCGTCGAGTACGGCGATCGCGTGCGCCAGTTGTTCCGGGAGCCGAACGTGACCGACGAGTACGAGTTCGACGCGACACTCGATCCCGATCTCACCGCGGCGCGCGAGTACGTCGTCGACGAGTGGGAGGTCCACGCGGACGAGGTCGCCCGCGGCTTCGAGCGGATCGAGGAGAGCGTCGCGCAGACCGGACTGGACCGCTGGACGTGA
- the nth gene encoding endonuclease III, whose product MGTPLETRREQAEEIVDRLEEAYPDSTISLRYSNRLELLIAVILSAQCTDERVNTETNHLFEKYNGPEDYANAPQEELAEDLSSITYYNNKAKYIRSACETIVEEHDGEVPDTMDELTDLSGVGRKTANVVLQHGHDVVEGIVVDTHVQRLSRRLGLTEEARPETIERDLMEIVPEGYWQQFTHLCIDHGRATCTARNPDCADCVLADICPSEKGDSEIDLASGEPW is encoded by the coding sequence ATGGGAACCCCACTGGAGACGCGGCGCGAGCAGGCCGAGGAAATCGTCGATCGGCTCGAGGAGGCGTACCCCGATTCGACGATCTCGCTGCGGTACTCGAACCGACTCGAGTTGCTGATCGCGGTGATCCTCTCCGCCCAGTGTACGGACGAGCGCGTCAACACGGAGACGAACCACCTCTTCGAGAAGTACAACGGACCCGAAGACTACGCGAACGCGCCCCAGGAGGAACTCGCGGAGGATTTGAGTTCGATCACCTACTACAACAACAAGGCGAAGTACATCCGCAGCGCCTGCGAGACGATCGTCGAGGAGCACGACGGCGAGGTTCCGGACACGATGGACGAGTTGACCGACCTGTCGGGCGTCGGTCGCAAGACGGCAAACGTCGTCCTCCAGCACGGGCACGACGTCGTCGAGGGGATCGTCGTCGATACGCACGTCCAGCGACTCTCGCGCCGACTCGGGCTCACCGAGGAGGCGCGCCCGGAGACGATCGAGCGAGACCTGATGGAGATCGTCCCCGAGGGCTACTGGCAGCAGTTCACCCACCTTTGTATCGACCACGGACGGGCGACCTGTACGGCCCGGAACCCGGACTGTGCGGACTGCGTGCTCGCGGACATCTGCCCCTCCGAGAAGGGTGACAGCGAGATCGACCTCGCCTCGGGCGAGCCCTGGTAG
- a CDS encoding GNAT family N-acetyltransferase: MECKLLGWPPDGPKLRLDHERFSYAGKFVMTNTGKAVARDDARERAPIVAAVAFNEDRTDPETLWLRYVTVARDRRGEGIGPRLLAFVRDRAVERGYDRLRIAVNNPFAYEACYRTGFAYTGETTGIAELILEYEREADRGAGSDDGANRRRNRERYQAGLDEFRDRNLSAEEDGFLESRRGSDAPERVDR; this comes from the coding sequence GTGGAGTGCAAACTGCTGGGGTGGCCGCCGGACGGGCCGAAACTGCGGCTCGATCACGAGCGGTTCAGCTACGCCGGGAAGTTCGTGATGACGAACACCGGCAAGGCCGTCGCGCGCGACGACGCGCGGGAGAGAGCGCCGATCGTCGCCGCGGTCGCGTTCAACGAGGACCGCACCGACCCCGAAACGCTGTGGTTGCGGTACGTCACGGTCGCCCGCGATCGCCGCGGCGAGGGGATCGGCCCGCGACTGCTCGCGTTCGTCCGCGATCGCGCCGTCGAACGCGGTTACGATCGGCTGCGGATCGCCGTCAACAACCCGTTCGCCTACGAGGCGTGCTACCGGACGGGGTTCGCCTACACGGGCGAGACGACGGGCATCGCGGAACTGATCCTCGAGTACGAGCGGGAGGCCGATCGCGGCGCGGGATCTGACGACGGCGCGAATCGCCGCCGCAATCGCGAGCGGTACCAGGCGGGTCTCGACGAGTTCCGCGATCGCAACCTCTCGGCGGAGGAGGACGGCTTCCTCGAATCGCGGCGCGGCAGCGACGCGCCCGAACGGGTCGATCGATAG
- a CDS encoding ribbon-helix-helix domain-containing protein, with the protein MTRSSASDDAPPRAKHSRLEPRQTLDRVTFRATDEQLAALESLVDADVYHTRSEAIRAGIQRLIEQHERND; encoded by the coding sequence GTGACGCGTAGCTCGGCGTCGGATGACGCGCCGCCGAGGGCGAAACACTCTCGGCTGGAGCCCCGACAGACGCTCGATCGCGTGACGTTCCGAGCGACCGACGAACAGCTGGCGGCGCTCGAATCGCTCGTCGACGCCGACGTCTACCACACCCGGAGCGAGGCGATCCGCGCGGGGATTCAACGGTTGATCGAACAGCACGAGCGGAACGATTGA